One window of Chloroflexota bacterium genomic DNA carries:
- a CDS encoding A24 family peptidase produces the protein MLAPALPAGVLLVVWTAVGWAVGLALNHVAYQIPSDLSPISAPRCPACHARIPILRLVQRRCERCGAPLEYDRIEWITAVCFLLLGVHVGQTALLLVYSFYTAVLVLTAIMDMRHRYIYSLVSYPSIAAAMVLSPTVGGLDIATTGAGVATALAIFVAFYVGGRLAYPGREPVGKGDIELAAMIGAMTGFPRVVSALFLGSFVNGFVIALLLLTGRRRRMDFVPYGPGLCLGAYAALFMSP, from the coding sequence GTGCTAGCGCCCGCATTGCCCGCGGGCGTTCTTCTGGTGGTCTGGACGGCGGTCGGCTGGGCAGTGGGCCTCGCGCTGAACCACGTCGCCTACCAGATTCCGTCGGACCTGTCGCCCATTTCTGCGCCGCGCTGCCCCGCATGCCACGCCCGCATCCCCATTCTGCGACTCGTGCAACGACGCTGCGAGCGCTGCGGCGCGCCGCTGGAATATGACCGAATCGAATGGATCACCGCCGTCTGTTTCCTTCTCCTGGGCGTCCACGTCGGCCAAACCGCCCTGCTGCTGGTCTACAGCTTCTACACAGCGGTCCTCGTTCTGACCGCCATCATGGACATGCGGCACCGCTACATCTATTCGCTGGTCAGCTACCCTTCGATCGCCGCGGCAATGGTCCTGTCACCCACCGTCGGCGGGCTCGACATTGCCACGACCGGGGCGGGGGTAGCGACCGCGCTGGCCATATTCGTCGCGTTCTACGTCGGGGGGCGTCTAGCCTACCCGGGTAGAGAGCCAGTGGGAAAGGGCGACATCGAGCTGGCAGCGATGATTGGCGCGATGACGGGCTTCCCGCGCGTCGTGAGCGCGCTGTTTCTCGGCAGCTTCGTCAACGGCTTCGTCATCGCCCTGCTGCTCCTCACCGGCCGCCGACGGCGAATGGACTTCGTACCCTACGGACCGGGACTCTGCCTCGGCGCATATGCCGCCCTCTTCATGAGCCCCTGA
- the apbC gene encoding iron-sulfur cluster carrier protein ApbC has translation MAVTSDQILEALKVVQDPDLHRDIVSLGFVKNVKIDGDHVGFDVVLTTPACPVRGTLHDAARDAVLALPGVKHVDVNMTFSVASTRQGGGQLIPGVRNVIAVASGKGGVGKSTVSTNLAIALADTGAKVGLVDADIYGPNIPLMMGFHDKPELYGNEQRQIIPLVAFGIKLMSIGFLIGDDDNPVIWRGPMVHGAINQFLKDVDWGDLDYLVVDLPPGTGDAPLSLSQLVPVAGVVIVTTPQDVALQDVVKGIGMFLKLNVPIAGIVENMSYFQCPHCHQTTEIFGHGGGERVSEKYDIPLLGRIPLDVRIRQGGDEGRPIVVAEPDSPVAAAFRDTAQQMAARLSTIALESEPPEPAATGAPVQFFTKLPSKS, from the coding sequence GTGGCAGTAACGAGTGACCAGATTCTCGAGGCCCTGAAGGTCGTCCAGGATCCGGACCTTCATCGAGACATCGTCTCCCTCGGCTTCGTCAAGAACGTGAAGATCGACGGCGATCATGTGGGATTCGACGTCGTGCTCACAACGCCCGCATGTCCGGTGCGAGGGACGCTGCACGACGCCGCTCGCGACGCCGTCCTCGCCCTCCCGGGCGTCAAGCACGTTGACGTCAACATGACGTTCAGCGTGGCCTCCACGCGCCAGGGCGGGGGACAGCTCATCCCGGGCGTTCGCAACGTCATCGCTGTCGCGAGCGGCAAAGGGGGTGTCGGCAAATCGACGGTTTCGACCAATCTGGCCATCGCCCTGGCCGACACGGGGGCCAAGGTGGGCCTCGTGGACGCCGACATCTACGGACCCAACATCCCCCTGATGATGGGGTTCCACGACAAGCCTGAGCTATACGGCAACGAGCAGCGTCAGATCATTCCGCTCGTCGCCTTTGGCATCAAGCTGATGTCCATCGGCTTCCTCATCGGCGATGACGACAACCCGGTCATCTGGCGCGGCCCGATGGTGCACGGGGCCATCAACCAGTTCCTGAAGGATGTCGACTGGGGCGACCTGGACTACCTCGTCGTCGACCTCCCGCCAGGTACGGGCGATGCGCCGCTGTCGCTGTCGCAGCTCGTCCCCGTGGCGGGCGTGGTGATCGTGACCACGCCACAAGACGTTGCCCTGCAAGATGTCGTAAAAGGCATCGGGATGTTTTTGAAACTGAACGTTCCGATCGCGGGCATCGTGGAGAACATGAGCTACTTCCAGTGTCCGCACTGCCATCAAACAACGGAGATCTTCGGCCACGGGGGCGGAGAGCGCGTCAGCGAAAAGTATGACATTCCGCTCCTCGGTCGGATCCCGCTCGACGTGCGGATTCGGCAGGGTGGGGATGAGGGTCGGCCAATCGTCGTCGCGGAGCCAGACTCACCAGTGGCCGCGGCGTTCCGCGACACGGCCCAGCAGATGGCCGCGCGCCTCAGCACGATCGCCCTCGAATCCGAACCGCCCGAGCCGGCCGCGACCGGTGCCCCGGTCCAGTTCTTCACCAAGCTCCCGAGCAAGAGCTAA
- a CDS encoding TRC40/GET3/ArsA family transport-energizing ATPase: protein MRVMLYTGKGGVGKTTISAATAVRCAELGYRTVVLSTDLAHSLADSFDQPLGPEPVPLSQNLWAQESDIYFNLDRYWNTVQRWINALFAWRGVDELVAEELAVLPGMDELANLLWIDTHRKSGNFDVIIVDCAPTGETLRLLSFPEIARWWVEKLLPVHRRMAAFLRPVMRTWIGMPLPDDDVYDSVQELFVQLDDMHATLVDPDVTTVRLVLNPEKMVIKEAQRTYTYLNLFGYPSDLVVCNRVLPPAVRDEYFAGWRESQEAYRQQVRDTFAPLPMVEVPLFGREIVGIPSLSEMARELYADRDPTEILYRGRIQTTEQHDGEYLLKLRLPFTQKGNVHLLASGDELVVHVGNQKRNVVLPRALVGLPTLGARFEDDVLIVRFDRQGEVNHGARERR from the coding sequence ATGCGAGTCATGCTCTACACAGGGAAGGGAGGGGTTGGGAAGACGACGATATCCGCCGCGACGGCAGTGCGCTGCGCGGAGCTGGGTTACCGAACCGTCGTGCTCTCGACTGACCTCGCCCACTCGCTCGCGGATAGCTTCGACCAACCGCTCGGACCCGAGCCAGTCCCCCTGTCCCAAAATCTCTGGGCACAAGAATCGGACATCTATTTCAACCTGGATCGGTACTGGAACACGGTCCAGCGCTGGATCAATGCCCTCTTCGCCTGGCGCGGCGTCGACGAGCTGGTCGCGGAAGAGCTAGCGGTCCTGCCCGGGATGGACGAGTTGGCGAACCTCCTCTGGATCGACACGCACCGAAAGAGCGGGAATTTCGACGTCATCATCGTCGACTGCGCGCCGACCGGGGAAACACTGCGCCTGCTCTCGTTCCCAGAGATCGCTCGATGGTGGGTGGAGAAGCTGCTGCCCGTCCATCGCCGGATGGCGGCGTTCCTTCGACCGGTCATGCGCACCTGGATTGGAATGCCGCTCCCTGATGACGACGTATACGATTCCGTTCAGGAGCTTTTCGTTCAGCTCGACGACATGCACGCGACGCTCGTCGATCCGGACGTCACCACCGTTCGGCTCGTGCTCAATCCCGAGAAGATGGTCATCAAAGAAGCCCAGCGGACGTACACGTATCTCAATCTCTTCGGGTACCCGTCGGACCTGGTCGTCTGCAACCGAGTGCTGCCGCCGGCCGTGCGTGACGAGTACTTTGCCGGGTGGCGAGAATCGCAGGAAGCATACCGACAGCAGGTGCGAGACACGTTTGCGCCGCTGCCGATGGTGGAGGTTCCACTCTTCGGTCGCGAGATCGTGGGAATTCCGTCGCTGTCCGAGATGGCGCGCGAGCTCTACGCCGACCGCGACCCAACGGAGATCCTCTATCGGGGGCGCATCCAGACGACGGAACAGCACGACGGCGAATATCTCTTGAAGCTGCGGCTTCCCTTTACCCAGAAGGGGAACGTTCATCTACTCGCGTCGGGCGATGAGCTCGTCGTTCACGTGGGCAATCAAAAGCGAAACGTCGTGCTTCCCCGTGCGCTCGTCGGACTTCCGACACTCGGCGCGCGATTCGAAGACGATGTTCTCATCGTGCGATTCGACAGACAGGGAGAGGTGAACCATGGAGCACGAGAGCGAAGGTGA
- a CDS encoding M24 family metallopeptidase, with protein sequence MYRAAANLAAYPYFSVIERDRRWETARALMDRARIDYVIAPPSVGSTSSVGAAARYLSHVGGGAAEVSLLFPRRGEPIAIARDAGAWITAQPWCTDLREAAPSHSAAMIRALAELGPSVHRIGVVGLYSDRRSLGSARFAFVQALASAFPSLELIDVTREVAQMRRPKSAEEVAFLDRSTHIAHVMAERFANEIGKDEDDIRIRRAVVETACGLGSELPVGLRWRDCAMAGAARESHRGADPSIHLVQGVFDGAWGGYRARSRRVIQMRGSTASDPAPVALLRDLWDSVFAQARPGVTIQQLDRRARETFASQHQRVVDSLSAIVSIRGCGLGEDAPSPDRGMEDPDRRDLALEPGDCITLTVSIATTAIRAAWADPIVITDAGARLLGRGASS encoded by the coding sequence ATGTACCGAGCCGCCGCGAACCTCGCCGCGTATCCGTATTTCAGCGTGATCGAGCGGGACCGACGATGGGAAACCGCGCGCGCGCTGATGGATCGGGCCCGCATCGACTATGTCATTGCCCCGCCAAGCGTCGGGTCCACCAGCTCCGTCGGCGCGGCAGCGCGGTACCTGTCTCACGTCGGCGGCGGCGCCGCAGAGGTCTCGCTTCTGTTCCCGAGACGGGGCGAGCCGATCGCCATCGCCCGCGACGCGGGCGCTTGGATCACCGCTCAGCCGTGGTGCACAGACCTCCGTGAAGCTGCGCCGTCCCACAGCGCGGCCATGATTCGCGCCCTCGCCGAGCTCGGACCATCGGTGCACCGCATCGGTGTGGTGGGACTCTATTCGGACCGACGTTCGCTCGGGAGCGCCCGATTTGCCTTCGTCCAGGCGCTCGCTTCCGCGTTCCCATCCCTCGAGCTCATCGACGTGACGCGCGAGGTCGCTCAGATGCGCCGCCCCAAGAGCGCCGAGGAGGTCGCGTTTTTGGACAGGTCCACCCACATCGCGCATGTCATGGCCGAGCGGTTCGCCAACGAGATCGGCAAGGACGAGGACGACATTCGGATTCGGCGCGCCGTCGTGGAAACCGCATGCGGATTGGGGAGCGAGCTGCCGGTGGGGCTCCGATGGCGGGATTGCGCGATGGCGGGTGCGGCACGGGAATCTCATCGCGGAGCTGATCCTTCAATCCACCTGGTCCAGGGGGTGTTCGACGGCGCATGGGGCGGATACCGGGCTCGCAGCCGTCGCGTCATTCAAATGCGCGGGTCCACGGCTTCGGACCCCGCTCCCGTCGCGCTCCTCCGCGACCTCTGGGACTCGGTGTTTGCCCAAGCCCGACCCGGTGTGACGATCCAGCAGTTGGACCGCCGCGCGCGCGAGACGTTCGCGTCTCAGCATCAGCGTGTCGTCGATTCGCTCTCTGCGATCGTCTCCATCCGGGGTTGCGGTCTCGGTGAAGACGCCCCGAGCCCTGATCGCGGCATGGAAGATCCTGACCGGCGTGATCTCGCTCTCGAGCCCGGCGATTGCATCACCCTCACCGTCTCCATTGCAACCACGGCAATTCGTGCTGCGTGGGCTGATCCGATCGTCATTACCGACGCGGGCGCTCGACTTCTCGGCCGTGGGGCGTCGTCCTGA
- a CDS encoding zinc-ribbon domain containing protein translates to MSYADKVLVCRDCGQPFTFTAGEQEFYASRGLMNEPGRCPECRSARRASQGGSRYGGGYGGERQMFSAICSNCGKEALVPFQPRTDRPVYCSDCFEQVRASRPTYR, encoded by the coding sequence GTGAGTTACGCCGACAAAGTTCTCGTCTGTCGCGATTGCGGCCAACCCTTCACCTTCACCGCGGGCGAGCAGGAGTTCTATGCATCCCGCGGGCTGATGAATGAACCCGGGCGTTGTCCCGAGTGTCGCTCTGCTCGTCGGGCGTCCCAGGGCGGCAGCCGCTACGGTGGCGGATACGGCGGTGAGCGGCAAATGTTCTCCGCGATCTGCAGCAACTGCGGCAAGGAGGCGCTGGTACCGTTCCAGCCGCGAACGGATCGCCCGGTTTACTGCTCGGACTGCTTTGAGCAAGTCCGCGCGTCGCGGCCAACGTATCGATAA
- the typA gene encoding translational GTPase TypA — translation MTAPDTQLGSRMVERTEVRNIAIIAHVDHGKTTLIDGMLKQSRVFREGQAVGELILDSNALEREKGITILAKNTAVRYRGTRINVIDTPGHADFSGEVERVLNMADGCLLLVDSVEGPMPQTRFVLKKALDLGLKPIVVVNKIDRANARIAEVLEATQDLFLELATDAEQLDFEVVYTNARAGTATLDPAMAGSTLEPLFETILSSIPCPHVDVESGFQMLVSNIRYNEYLGRNAVGRIARGRIRAGDNIVRIDENGASTRQRSVDVFAFEGLETVPCDEARAGDIVLLTGLDEVNIGDTIASAESPEALPRLDLEPPTVRVTIGVNTSPFAGRDGTFVTSRQLRARLYRELETNIALRVDETESADQFLVSGRGELHLAILIETLRREGYEFQVSRPQVIPRTIDGVLKEPVEHVVIETTEESIGPVTEELSVRAGRLVNHQSDGSGRVRLEYAVPTRGLIGLRGIFLTLTRGEGLMSSVVAGYEPMGAPIGRSRNGALVATNTGVSTTYGLNNAQERGETFIEPGLHVYEGMVVGVSRYPQDVPINVCKEKKQTNIRSSTSDIAIRLSPPIVLSLEDALAWIGDDELVEVTPKSMRLRKRLLSADDRLKARKDQGSR, via the coding sequence ATGACTGCGCCTGACACACAGCTTGGCTCCCGCATGGTCGAGCGCACCGAGGTGCGAAACATCGCCATCATCGCGCACGTCGATCATGGAAAGACCACGCTCATCGACGGAATGCTCAAGCAGAGCCGCGTTTTCCGCGAAGGGCAGGCCGTCGGGGAGCTGATTCTCGACTCCAACGCGCTCGAGCGGGAGAAGGGGATCACGATTCTGGCGAAGAACACGGCGGTGCGGTATCGCGGTACACGCATCAACGTGATCGACACGCCCGGCCATGCGGACTTCTCCGGCGAAGTCGAGCGCGTGCTGAATATGGCCGACGGCTGCCTTCTCCTCGTCGACTCGGTGGAAGGGCCGATGCCGCAAACGCGATTCGTCCTCAAGAAGGCGCTCGATCTGGGGCTCAAGCCCATCGTCGTCGTCAACAAGATCGACCGTGCGAATGCCCGCATCGCCGAAGTGCTCGAGGCGACGCAGGACCTTTTCCTGGAGCTGGCTACGGACGCCGAACAGCTCGATTTCGAAGTCGTGTACACCAATGCGCGCGCGGGGACGGCGACCCTCGACCCTGCCATGGCAGGATCGACCCTTGAGCCGCTGTTCGAAACCATCTTGTCCTCGATCCCATGTCCGCATGTCGATGTCGAGTCTGGTTTCCAGATGCTCGTGAGCAACATCCGCTACAACGAGTACCTCGGACGCAACGCCGTGGGGCGCATCGCGCGCGGGCGAATTCGTGCCGGCGACAACATCGTGCGAATCGACGAGAACGGCGCCAGCACGCGCCAACGCTCGGTCGATGTCTTCGCGTTTGAGGGCCTGGAGACGGTCCCCTGCGACGAGGCGCGCGCGGGAGATATTGTCCTGCTGACCGGTCTCGACGAAGTCAACATCGGCGATACGATCGCCTCCGCCGAATCACCGGAGGCGCTTCCACGGCTGGATCTCGAGCCGCCAACGGTTCGGGTGACAATCGGTGTGAACACGTCTCCCTTTGCCGGGCGGGACGGGACGTTCGTCACCTCGCGCCAGCTTCGCGCACGGCTGTACCGGGAGCTGGAGACGAACATCGCGCTACGCGTCGACGAGACAGAATCGGCCGATCAATTCCTGGTCTCCGGAAGGGGAGAGCTGCACCTCGCCATTCTTATCGAGACGCTTCGGCGCGAGGGGTATGAGTTCCAGGTTTCGCGACCCCAGGTGATCCCGCGTACGATCGACGGCGTGCTCAAGGAGCCCGTTGAGCACGTTGTGATCGAGACGACCGAGGAATCGATCGGACCGGTGACGGAGGAGCTGAGCGTCCGTGCGGGACGATTGGTCAACCATCAGAGCGACGGCAGCGGGCGCGTGCGGCTGGAATACGCCGTCCCGACGCGCGGACTGATCGGCCTGCGCGGCATCTTTCTTACCCTCACGCGCGGGGAGGGACTGATGTCCAGTGTGGTCGCCGGGTACGAGCCGATGGGGGCGCCCATCGGCCGATCGCGCAACGGGGCCCTCGTCGCCACGAACACCGGTGTTTCGACGACCTATGGTCTGAACAACGCTCAGGAGCGGGGTGAGACGTTCATCGAGCCCGGACTCCACGTCTATGAGGGCATGGTGGTGGGTGTATCGCGCTATCCCCAGGATGTGCCGATCAACGTCTGCAAGGAGAAGAAGCAAACGAACATTCGCTCCTCCACGTCGGACATCGCCATTCGGTTGTCGCCACCGATCGTGCTGTCCCTGGAAGACGCGCTCGCATGGATCGGCGATGACGAGCTTGTCGAGGTCACCCCCAAGAGCATGCGCCTGCGCAAACGGCTCCTATCCGCCGACGATCGGCTCAAGGCCCGAAAAGACCAGGGATCGCGATAG
- a CDS encoding ABC transporter ATP-binding protein: protein MPQEATTAVALRGVRKVFGRRVAVEGLDLRVPSGTVFGLLGPNGAGKTTCIKMMLGLVRPTAGSVELLGLPSSDTKARARVGFLPEQFRFHEWLTAAEFLDLHGRLYGMSPKARRERIPDVLERVGLSQRAGSQLRTFSKGMLQRIGLAQAIMNDPKLLILDEPTSGLDPVGRREVRDLIVELRAQGVTVLLNSHILSDIERVCDLVAILDLGRLVWSGRPDDLGSDRIVVTGEVDQVSSAGLEAARKLAPDLDARDGRMTFTVADRDAVSQVVWALVTHGVRLYELRQQRRSLEDLFVNIVEGRDA, encoded by the coding sequence GTGCCACAGGAGGCTACGACCGCCGTCGCGCTCCGCGGCGTCCGGAAGGTGTTTGGCCGTCGAGTGGCAGTCGAAGGTCTCGATCTTCGCGTTCCGTCTGGTACGGTGTTTGGTCTGCTTGGGCCGAACGGGGCGGGGAAGACGACGTGCATCAAAATGATGCTGGGGCTTGTCCGACCGACCGCCGGCAGTGTCGAGCTGCTGGGGCTCCCGTCCTCCGACACCAAGGCGCGAGCGCGCGTCGGGTTCTTGCCGGAGCAGTTCCGGTTCCACGAATGGCTCACTGCTGCGGAATTCCTGGACCTGCACGGGCGGCTGTACGGCATGAGCCCCAAGGCGCGTCGCGAGCGTATTCCCGACGTACTCGAACGTGTTGGACTTTCCCAGAGGGCAGGCAGCCAGCTCCGGACGTTCTCGAAGGGAATGCTGCAACGGATCGGACTCGCGCAGGCCATCATGAATGACCCGAAGCTCCTGATTCTGGACGAGCCGACCTCCGGCCTGGACCCCGTCGGTCGCCGCGAGGTGCGCGATCTCATCGTGGAGCTTCGGGCGCAAGGGGTAACCGTGCTCCTGAATTCCCACATTCTCAGCGACATCGAGCGTGTGTGCGATCTGGTCGCCATTCTCGATTTGGGCAGGCTGGTCTGGTCGGGCAGGCCCGACGACCTCGGAAGCGACCGAATCGTGGTGACGGGCGAGGTCGACCAGGTTTCGAGCGCGGGACTCGAGGCCGCACGCAAGCTGGCGCCCGACCTCGATGCGCGCGACGGGCGCATGACATTTACGGTGGCCGACCGAGACGCGGTGTCCCAGGTGGTCTGGGCGCTGGTGACCCATGGCGTACGACTCTACGAGCTGCGCCAGCAGCGACGATCGCTCGAGGACCTCTTCGTGAACATCGTCGAGGGGCGTGACGCGTGA